In Thermofilum pendens Hrk 5, the sequence ATCAGCAAGACTAAGAGGCTTAATTTTTGACAAGACCTTTCTTGCCGCAGGAGCTCTTCGGCTCTTCCTGCGCATTCAAGGAGGAGGCGCGTGCCTTGTTCGAGGTGGCTACCCGTAGGTGTCTGCGCGTAGGCTGGAGAAACGGGCGCCGAGAGGTTCGGGAACCGCTCCTCGCATCGTCAGTCTAGGATAAGGTTGAGGCAGTTTTAGCGGAAAGATTGGGCTCTAAAAATTGATTGAATTGATCGTTTTTCTAAACTTTTCACGATTTTTCGAACAAGAATATTAGAGAATGCAACCTCTTCTGTTACCCTCTTACACTTGCTGATTTTGAACAGAGCATGGAGAAAGCCGAGAAAAGTAAAGAAACCTCTCTTAGTCTTGCTGATTTTGAACACGCTTCCCAATACGCGCGCGGCACGCTCAGCGCTCTTAGTCTTGCTGATTTTGAACGAGCTCAATACCTCACTCTGTACGTCCACTGCTCGCCTCTTAGTCTTGCTGATTTTGAACACAAGCTCGACGCCGTTTTGGTCCCGTCCGGCTTCCTCTTAGTCTTGCTGATTTTGAACGTGTGCATGTATGGTTTATTACTAATTCTTTTGAGCCGGACAACACGGACAACTTCTCTTAGTCTTGCTGATTTTGAACTGGTCCTCCTGTCCACGTTGGGGGGCGGGGCGAGCTTCTCTTAGTCTTGCTGATTTTGAACACGCACATAGGCGCGGTGATGCTGTGGAGGAGGCCTCTTAGTCTTGCTGATTTTGAACGGCTTCTGCACGAAATAGTGCCAAAACGTTTGCTCTCTTAGTCTTGCTGATTTTGAACGAGGCGAAGGGGTTGGGCTTTTTCTTAAAGCTTGAGGTCTCTTAGTCTTGCTGATTTTGAACTGAAGAAACGGGACTACCCGCACGCGAAACATGGCTCGCGCTCTTAGTCTTGCTGATTTTGAACGCGGCCTCCAGTTCCATGACGCGTAGACGTCCCCTCTTAGTCTTGCTGATTTTGAACTCGATCCTTCAGCGCGCCGTGTGGTTACGCGCATAAAATCTCTTAGTCTTGCTGATTTTGAACTTGACCCTGCCCAGCGTCGTGTGCTAGCCAAGCTCTTAGTCTTGCTGATTTTGAACATTGACGGATTGCTCGCGCGCGTTCACGCACTCACACCTCTTAGTCTTGCTGATTTTGAACAGATGAACGAGAGGTCTGGCCCCAGAATAAGAGTACTCTTAGTCTTGCTGATTTTGAACTGTAGCCGACGTACACGATGGCCCCCTCCGGGGCGGCTCTTAGTCTTGCTGATTTTGAACACGTAGACCCTGAAGCCGAGCTTCCTGAGCCTCCCTCTTAGTCTTGCTGATTTTGAACTGAGAAAAATGAAAGCAGAATTCAGCGTTTCAAAATCACTCTTAGTCTTGCTGATTTTGAACTTCGACCTCCTCCTCGGGCACCTCGACGGCATGGACTCTTAGTCTTGCTGATTTTGAACGCGCCGTAATCGTGAAGGCGCTGTCGCAGACCCTCCTCTTAGTCTTGCTGATTTTGAACAGGCTCTGGCACGGTTTTTGGCTAGGCGGCTTTACTCTTAGTCTTGCTGATTTTGAACACGCGTGGTTGCTCCTAGCGGACGTTGTTTCGCGCAACAGCTCTTAGTCTTGCTGATTTTGAACAGATAACTCGCTATCTGAACCAGAATCTCGTCTCTTAGTCTTGCTGATTTTGAACTAGCGGGTACGGGTGTAGCACGTGCGCGTTGCTTACTCTTAGTCTTGCTGATTTTGAACTCGCTCTTACTTGCGCACTCTTTGAGCGCCATCTCCCTTATCCTCTTAGTCTTGCTGATTTTGAACCCGCGGCGACTACTTCTCCTCGCGGCTCCCCAGGCTCCTCTTAGTCTTGCTGATTTTGAACGTTATGGTTAAGAGGTCTGAGGAAGTGGTTAACATCTCTTAGTCTTGCTGATTTTGAACTAAAAGATTTATACATGTGGTGTGTAAACTATCACTCTTAGTCTTGCTGATTTTGAACACGCTGAAACGTGCACGGCAAATAATCGACGACTACTCTTAGTCTTGCTGATTTTGAACCGACCCAAAATGAGCACGAGATTGATAGACCTGCACACTCTTAGTCTTGCTGATTTTGAACGCCGGTGTACCAGAGCCTGATGCAACGATAATGTCCCTTCTCTTAGTCTTGCTGATTTTGAACGTGGCGGCGACGGGACAGACGCTTTACGCAAGCGCTCTTAGTCTTGCTGATTTTGAACTGGCCGGGGGAATCAGCGTTGAAGAATTCTTTACTCTTAGTCTTGCTGATTTTGAACGTGGACCTGACCTACCGATGCCGTGGGCAAAGGAGGCTCTTAGTCTTGCTGATTTTGAACTGAGGGGTTTGCGGGAGCTTCTTCCCGCAAATCCGGGTTTTATTTCTCTGTGGAGGTATAAAAGATTAACTCCTCCCCTCTTCCCGTTGGGAAGAAATCCCCGAAAAACTTTTATAAATGACGCCGTCATGCCAATTCGACGGGAAAGCCTGGCAAGGGAGAAATCCCCGAAAAACTCTTAAAATTGACACCGTCAACGCTTTATAAGCCTTCCCAGGCAGAGGCTTTAAGGGTTGAAATGCGGGTTTGCGGCTGGGTGTTTCTGCTTTGGGGTCTGGGGGCTGGGGTTGCTTTACTCGTGTATTATGTAGCGCTTTTTGTCCCACGTGAAGGCGAGTTTTTCTCTGCTACACTTGCCTTCCAGGTGTTTTGCGAGGCAGAATGCCTTCAGGTGTATCTGCTGGTAGGGTGTTTTCCCGGTTTCCCTGTGCTTGGCTGAGAGGTACCTGTAGAGCCTCTTCATGGCCTTGTTGAGGGAGTCTTTGTCGAGGTCGCCGTCTTCGCTCAGCGTTGGGAGGCCTTCCTCGTTTACGAGGTCCAGCGCGGCTTCCACTGCTAAGGGCTTGAAGGCTTCGGCGTAGTCGAACGCTAGCGGCACGCTGTACTGGGTTCTGTGCAGGAAGCCGTAGGTGGGGTCTAGCCCGGCGGCTACGAGTGCTTTCGTCGAGAGCGTGTAGAGGACTGCGTACATGGCGGAGATAGCCTTGTTGAGGGGGTCCGGGTGCCCGGGCTTCCTCCCCGCGAAGCCGTATCTCTCTCTGAGCTCCCTGGCCGCGGATGGGTCCAGTAGCTTGAAGACCTCGTCCCAGAGGGTGTTCGAGGCGGCGGCCTCCCAGGATCTTATGTCCGATTCGAGCCTCGCCGGGTCTTCGTAGAGCGCTGGGTCGGGAGGCTCGGGGAGCGCGGGGAGCCTTCCCCCGCGGTTCCTGATTATGCTCGCCATTCCGCGCACCCTGGACTTGAGGTATTCGAGCGCGATTGCGAGCGCCTTGTTCTTCGGCAACGTGTACTGGAGGGCCCTGTAGTTGTTATACTTCGTCCCGACAGGGTTCAGTAGCACAGCGACGTGCCCCTTCGCGAGTATCGAGAGAGGTATGCCGTGGAGCGCCAACACGGGCGGGAGGGAGGACGATATCTTGATCCCAGAGCCCACGACGAGGACTGCGTCGACGTCCCTGAGAGCCCGCTCGAACACCCTGTTCCCGGACTTGATCACCACCGTGCTCCTGCTACTCACGGTCACCTCGTCTACGCCGCGTAGCACGAGCAACCTCATCCTAGACCAGCCTGTACGGGCACACGTGTACCAGTTCGCAGAGGCTACAAAGGTTGGGAGAGAGCGCCGCGCCCCCTTCAAGCCCGAAGACGCGCCGCAGGATCCTCTCCTGGTCGACGCTGGAGACCAGCTTGTAGATTAGCTCGCGTGGCGATACTACGACGACGAGTACAGGCAGCCTTCTCTCGTAGTAGAGGGCCAGCCCCCGCAACAGGGCCTGCCACGGCTTCGCGACGTTTATCCTAGACGAGGAGACCTCTAGGTACAGCGTTAGGAGCCTTCCCTTGAGCGCTAACGTGCAGACAGCGTCCGCCTTGGACAGCGCGCAGAGGGTTTCCTCGCCCCTCCTGAACCCTATGCGGTGCTCGTACTCTTCTTCGCAATCGAGCACCGCGTAATCTAGATCTTCTGCTACTTCCTTAGCCGCGGAGAGAACGGCTCTGTGTCTTTTCTTGGACTCCTCGGCGGTCGGGTACTCGAACTGGTCTAGGGGTGCTGAGCCGTGCCAGAGTAGCTGCATGGCGTGGGGGCACAGTATGCCCCATGCTAGCTGGTTGAGCCTAGTATACTTCGTATTTTCGCTCCGACACGATGTAGTAATCTCTGCCGTCAAATACGTGTGCCCTCTGGTATTCATCTTCTCTAACAACGATGACGAACACCGAATCGCCTTCTTCAACGATTTCTTTAGCTCGCTCTGCCACGAGCTCTGCTGTAGTAGCTGTTCCAGGCCCAGCGTAGACGCTTCTGTTAACTCTTGCGAGGCCCAGCCTCCTAAGATATCTGCGCAGTCTGCCTCTCCTGTCTTCGTC encodes:
- the cas1 gene encoding CRISPR-associated endonuclease Cas1 translates to MRLLVLRGVDEVTVSSRSTVVIKSGNRVFERALRDVDAVLVVGSGIKISSSLPPVLALHGIPLSILAKGHVAVLLNPVGTKYNNYRALQYTLPKNKALAIALEYLKSRVRGMASIIRNRGGRLPALPEPPDPALYEDPARLESDIRSWEAAASNTLWDEVFKLLDPSAARELRERYGFAGRKPGHPDPLNKAISAMYAVLYTLSTKALVAAGLDPTYGFLHRTQYSVPLAFDYAEAFKPLAVEAALDLVNEEGLPTLSEDGDLDKDSLNKAMKRLYRYLSAKHRETGKTPYQQIHLKAFCLAKHLEGKCSREKLAFTWDKKRYIIHE
- the cas2 gene encoding CRISPR-associated endonuclease Cas2; the encoded protein is MIVIVAYDISDEDRRGRLRRYLRRLGLARVNRSVYAGPGTATTAELVAERAKEIVEEGDSVFVIVVREDEYQRAHVFDGRDYYIVSERKYEVY